A genome region from Candidatus Hydrogenedentota bacterium includes the following:
- a CDS encoding PAS domain S-box protein, producing MRKDDVGEGQVNTRRLHLLMLIPLGWMVFAALLPDFAMRLFGQNIAWLRISASGIGFLLICVFTAYLLGRIRRERKLVLLVMGGTTLLLVSQSYRFLQSLRLLDGFVSRDWNNVLRAFDNLFTGLGLVLIAVAFFLAIIEMMASRQRLMAEHARLTEEVARREQVEKSLRENEAVLHGISASALDGIVLMDNVGSVCYWNPAAERILGYAAGEVMGKSVHETLVPSRMRNHYLEGLRAWRNTGEGPVVGKTTLVRAIRKDGAEIDVEISVSSLHLRGEWHTLGIIRDVTARREAEEEHQLILRTAMDGFWVVDVNGRILDVNEAYCRMIGYSRDELLNMSIADVEAIEMAEDVAAHIQRVQTKGWDRFETRHRRKDGSVIDVEVSTSHLSTSGGRQYCFLRDITEHKRDEQSLQASESKYRDLVQNANTIIARLDAGGTITFFNEFAEQFFGLLEKDLRGQSALGTILPGDRADGTDLAALLRRKEKHPDHSIESEYEWNRGDGRRVWISWISTPVYDEQGHVRELLCVGNDVTSRVEADRIIAEQQTRMLHASRLSAVGTMASGIAHEINNPLAIISGAAQQLDALARQEHPDAARLEKISEVVGRNVNRISRIIRALRMLSRDGSRDPYVLIPLQSLVADILELCQARFLAHGIMLEVAGIPNIEIECLPPQISQVLLNLLNNAHDAVETLPEKWIRIGVQDEGDTIALTVTDSGRGLAPETREKAMLPFFTTKEPGKGVGLGLSISAQILEAHHGELIIDANYPNTRFVARLPKRQPIGT from the coding sequence ATGCGGAAAGACGACGTTGGTGAAGGGCAGGTCAACACAAGGCGGCTGCACCTGCTGATGTTGATTCCGCTCGGATGGATGGTTTTTGCGGCGCTCCTGCCCGACTTTGCGATGCGCCTTTTCGGGCAAAATATCGCATGGCTGCGTATTTCGGCGTCCGGTATCGGTTTTCTGCTCATTTGCGTCTTCACCGCGTATCTTCTGGGACGGATCCGCCGCGAGCGAAAACTGGTGCTGCTTGTCATGGGGGGCACAACCCTGCTGCTGGTTTCCCAATCGTACCGGTTTTTGCAGTCGCTGAGGCTTCTGGACGGGTTTGTAAGCCGGGACTGGAACAACGTCTTGCGCGCGTTCGACAACCTTTTCACGGGGCTGGGTCTTGTCCTGATTGCGGTCGCGTTCTTCTTGGCTATTATCGAAATGATGGCCTCGCGGCAACGGCTCATGGCCGAACATGCGCGGCTCACCGAAGAAGTTGCCCGCCGGGAGCAGGTGGAAAAAAGTCTGCGCGAAAACGAGGCGGTGCTGCACGGGATTAGCGCGTCGGCGTTGGACGGCATTGTCCTGATGGACAACGTGGGAAGCGTGTGCTACTGGAATCCGGCCGCCGAGCGGATTTTGGGTTACGCGGCGGGGGAGGTTATGGGGAAATCCGTCCACGAAACACTCGTTCCCTCCCGCATGCGAAACCATTATTTGGAAGGTCTGCGTGCATGGAGGAATACGGGCGAAGGGCCCGTCGTGGGGAAAACGACGCTGGTCAGGGCAATACGCAAGGACGGCGCCGAAATTGACGTCGAAATTTCCGTGTCTTCCCTCCATCTGCGGGGGGAGTGGCATACGCTGGGGATCATCCGCGACGTGACCGCGCGGCGCGAGGCCGAGGAAGAGCATCAACTGATTTTGCGCACGGCCATGGACGGCTTCTGGGTCGTGGATGTCAATGGACGGATTCTGGACGTAAATGAAGCGTATTGCCGTATGATCGGATACAGCCGGGATGAACTCCTGAACATGAGCATCGCGGATGTGGAAGCGATCGAGATGGCCGAGGACGTCGCCGCGCATATCCAGCGCGTACAAACGAAAGGCTGGGATCGCTTCGAAACCCGCCATCGCAGAAAAGACGGATCGGTGATTGACGTGGAAGTCAGCACCAGCCATTTGAGCACGAGCGGAGGCCGGCAATACTGCTTCCTTCGCGATATTACCGAGCACAAGCGCGACGAGCAATCCCTGCAGGCCAGTGAGTCGAAATACCGGGATCTCGTGCAGAACGCCAACACGATCATCGCCCGGCTGGATGCCGGGGGAACGATCACCTTTTTCAACGAGTTTGCCGAGCAATTTTTTGGGTTGCTGGAAAAAGACCTGCGCGGGCAAAGCGCGCTGGGAACGATTCTCCCGGGAGATCGGGCGGACGGAACGGATTTGGCCGCGTTGCTTCGCCGCAAGGAAAAACATCCGGATCATTCGATCGAAAGCGAATACGAATGGAACCGGGGCGACGGGCGCCGGGTCTGGATTTCGTGGATCAGCACGCCGGTTTACGACGAGCAAGGGCACGTTCGCGAATTGCTCTGCGTCGGAAACGATGTGACATCCCGTGTCGAGGCGGATCGGATCATCGCCGAACAGCAGACGCGGATGCTTCATGCGTCGCGGCTTTCGGCTGTGGGCACCATGGCGAGCGGCATCGCCCACGAAATCAACAATCCGCTGGCGATTATCTCAGGCGCCGCCCAGCAGTTGGATGCGCTGGCCCGCCAGGAACACCCCGACGCGGCGCGTCTCGAAAAGATTTCCGAGGTTGTTGGGCGCAACGTCAATCGGATATCGCGTATTATCCGGGCGCTCCGAATGCTTTCGCGCGACGGATCCCGGGATCCCTATGTCCTGATTCCGCTTCAAAGCCTCGTGGCGGATATCCTTGAATTATGCCAGGCGCGTTTTCTGGCACACGGCATCATGCTGGAAGTCGCCGGCATCCCCAACATCGAAATCGAATGCCTGCCTCCCCAGATTTCGCAAGTGCTCCTCAATCTGCTCAACAATGCCCATGACGCCGTCGAAACGCTTCCGGAGAAGTGGATCCGAATCGGCGTTCAGGACGAAGGCGATACAATCGCCCTGACGGTTACCGACAGTGGCCGCGGACTGGCGCCCGAAACCCGGGAAAAGGCGATGCTGCCGTTTTTCACCACGAAGGAACCGGGGAAGGGTGTCGGCTTGGGGTTGAGCATTTCCGCGCAGATTCTGGAAGCGCACCACGGGGAATTGATCATTGACGCGAATTATCCAAACACCCGCTTTGTCGCCCGGCTGCCCAAGCGCCAGCCGATCGGGACATGA
- a CDS encoding endo-1,4-beta-xylanase, whose translation MSTEATGLRELAGKRGLRIGTAVSADALRDDPQYRTILAREFDMITCENAMKFGPLRPERDRFAFDDADAIVAFAREHGMAVRGHTLVWHYILPDWFAKGGFTYDDGIDLVRGHIHTVVSRYRGDVFAWDVVNEALDDHGGWRDSPFLRMFGPDYLAMAFHWAHEADPDAKLFYNDYSADGLNRKSDAMYAMIRMLLEQGAPIHGVGLQMHLCVWDDLHPASIAANIKRFNDLGLDVHITEMDVRIKEPFLESDLLRQARIYREIMDVCLRAERCGAWAVWGVTDRYSWVPQAFKREGAALLFDDAGQPKPAYEAVRDALVS comes from the coding sequence ATGAGTACTGAAGCAACCGGTCTGCGCGAACTGGCGGGCAAGCGGGGATTGCGCATCGGGACGGCGGTCAGCGCCGACGCCCTGCGCGACGATCCGCAATACCGGACGATCCTTGCTCGCGAATTCGACATGATCACCTGCGAAAACGCGATGAAGTTCGGCCCCTTGCGACCTGAACGCGACCGGTTCGCGTTTGATGACGCCGACGCAATCGTCGCGTTCGCGCGGGAACACGGCATGGCCGTGCGCGGCCACACGCTGGTCTGGCATTACATTCTGCCGGACTGGTTCGCGAAAGGCGGGTTCACCTACGACGACGGCATTGACTTGGTGCGCGGACATATCCACACGGTCGTGAGCCGGTATCGCGGCGATGTGTTCGCATGGGATGTCGTCAACGAAGCGCTGGACGACCACGGCGGCTGGCGCGATTCGCCGTTCCTGCGCATGTTCGGCCCGGACTACCTCGCGATGGCGTTCCATTGGGCGCACGAGGCCGATCCAGACGCGAAATTGTTTTACAACGATTACAGCGCGGACGGCCTGAACCGGAAATCGGATGCCATGTACGCCATGATTCGCATGCTGCTCGAACAGGGCGCGCCTATCCACGGCGTCGGACTCCAGATGCACCTGTGCGTCTGGGACGACCTCCACCCGGCGTCCATCGCCGCGAATATCAAGCGTTTCAACGATCTTGGCCTCGACGTTCACATCACTGAGATGGATGTACGGATCAAGGAGCCGTTTCTTGAATCGGATCTGCTGCGGCAGGCGAGAATCTACCGTGAAATCATGGACGTTTGCCTGCGGGCCGAACGCTGCGGCGCATGGGCCGTCTGGGGCGTGACGGACCGGTATTCGTGGGTTCCCCAAGCATTCAAACGAGAAGGCGCCGCGCTCCTGTTCGACGACGCCGGGCAGCCCAAACCCGCCTACGAAGCCGTCCGGGACGCGTTGGTCTCCTGA
- a CDS encoding very short patch repair endonuclease, with protein MDNLTPEHRSWLMRRVRSKNTTPELLVRRIAHSMGLRFRLHRRDLPGTPDLVFPAYNRVVFVHGCFWHRHRGCRFTTTPKTRVKYWKEKFQKNMQRDLRNARKLRRSGWRILVIWQCQTRDVKTIESKLRKFFDE; from the coding sequence ATGGACAATTTGACTCCAGAACATCGAAGCTGGCTCATGAGACGTGTCCGCTCGAAAAATACAACTCCCGAACTCCTTGTGCGACGTATCGCGCACTCCATGGGCCTACGCTTTCGCCTGCACAGGCGCGATTTGCCCGGCACACCCGATCTTGTCTTTCCAGCATACAATAGAGTAGTGTTTGTGCATGGCTGTTTCTGGCATCGACATCGAGGTTGCCGATTTACAACAACACCCAAAACAAGAGTTAAATATTGGAAAGAGAAGTTCCAAAAGAATATGCAACGAGACTTGCGAAACGCCCGGAAACTGCGCCGGTCCGGTTGGCGTATACTTGTAATTTGGCAATGTCAAACTCGCGATGTAAAGACCATCGAGTCGAAATTGCGGAAATTTTTCGACGAATGA
- a CDS encoding DNA cytosine methyltransferase: protein MNTKQKTRRPIGIDLFSGAGGMSLGFEQAGFDIAACVEYDPIHCAAHSYNFPECRTLCRDVSAIDGNELLGLIGSENIGVDVVFGGPPCQGFSLMGKRLLEDPRNRLVQHFVRLVSETGARYFVFENVRGLTVGRHQRFLLELIEEFALYGYRVRKPWHVLNASYYGVPQDRERLFLLGALEGLPLPEYPIPTSIPCGEKPELIGLPRTPTVLDAIGDLPDADEFAALCNSDSTTIAYGPPSEYSAKLRSVVFDPDDYSYRRKFDGKTLTSSLRTEHSRESQRRFAETEWGRTEPISRFFKLDPNGLCNTLRAGTASDHGAFTSPRPIHPFYPRCITVREAARLHSYPDWFRFHVTKWHGARQVGNSVPPLLARAVAAEVVKAMGLTPTHPNRTIELGDEKLLKMNLHEAAAYFGVSASVIPPRTRKDRAATVGKT, encoded by the coding sequence ATGAACACTAAACAAAAAACGAGAAGACCCATCGGTATAGACTTGTTCTCTGGCGCCGGGGGTATGTCGCTTGGGTTCGAGCAAGCAGGATTCGATATAGCTGCCTGCGTCGAATATGACCCTATCCATTGCGCCGCCCACAGTTACAATTTTCCCGAATGCCGTACGTTATGCAGGGATGTATCGGCCATTGACGGCAATGAATTGCTTGGACTAATCGGATCCGAAAACATTGGCGTGGATGTCGTCTTCGGCGGTCCCCCGTGTCAAGGTTTCTCGCTTATGGGAAAACGATTATTGGAAGATCCCCGAAATCGGCTTGTTCAGCACTTCGTTCGCTTAGTTTCCGAGACCGGCGCCCGCTATTTCGTCTTTGAAAACGTTCGGGGGCTAACTGTCGGCAGACATCAGCGTTTCTTGTTGGAACTAATCGAGGAATTTGCACTTTATGGATATCGTGTACGCAAACCGTGGCATGTACTGAATGCATCCTACTATGGCGTACCCCAGGATCGCGAGCGGTTATTCCTGCTTGGAGCCTTGGAAGGGTTGCCCTTGCCAGAATATCCAATTCCAACATCCATTCCTTGTGGCGAAAAGCCGGAACTGATCGGTCTTCCCAGAACACCAACCGTGTTGGATGCGATCGGAGACTTGCCCGATGCGGATGAGTTTGCGGCGCTGTGCAATTCGGATTCAACAACCATCGCATACGGCCCCCCATCCGAGTACTCGGCCAAACTTCGTTCTGTCGTTTTCGATCCGGACGATTACAGTTACCGGAGGAAGTTCGATGGCAAGACCCTGACATCCAGTTTGCGGACGGAACACTCGCGGGAATCGCAACGGCGTTTTGCGGAAACGGAGTGGGGCCGAACTGAGCCGATCAGCCGTTTTTTCAAACTCGACCCCAACGGATTGTGCAATACCTTGCGGGCCGGGACTGCTAGCGATCACGGTGCTTTTACGTCGCCTCGGCCTATCCATCCCTTCTATCCGCGTTGCATCACGGTTCGCGAGGCTGCGCGGCTCCATTCATACCCGGACTGGTTCCGCTTTCATGTTACTAAGTGGCATGGCGCCCGGCAAGTGGGCAATTCAGTCCCGCCGTTGCTTGCAAGGGCCGTAGCCGCGGAGGTTGTAAAGGCCATGGGACTGACGCCAACCCACCCGAATCGGACAATCGAACTTGGCGACGAAAAACTGTTGAAGATGAACTTGCACGAAGCCGCGGCCTATTTCGGAGTGTCTGCTTCCGTGATTCCCCCGCGTACACGAAAAGACCGTGCCGCAACTGTTGGGAAAACGTGA
- a CDS encoding endonuclease, whose product MERDRDGTRRRENAYARIITAVFEKHYRKGKDEFTFKREELAEFAKILDVKLPKNLGDVLYSFRYRERLPERIAVTAKAGCEWIIEGAGKGRYAMRLVRCQRVVPRPDLIAIKIPDATPEIVSMYAQSDEQALLAKVRYNRLVDIFLGVTTYSLQNHLRTTVQDVGQIEIDEIYVGVDKAGVQYVIPVQAKSGNDRHSIVQTKQDLLCCEIRFPELVCRAVSAQFLDEGAIAMFELAAVETGEVKVVQERHYLLVSSDGLSENDLRTYRKLSGKP is encoded by the coding sequence ATGGAACGAGACAGAGACGGAACAAGACGGCGTGAAAATGCGTACGCGCGGATTATAACGGCAGTATTTGAAAAACACTATCGAAAGGGAAAGGACGAGTTCACATTCAAACGGGAAGAACTCGCGGAGTTCGCCAAGATACTTGACGTCAAGTTGCCGAAGAACCTTGGGGATGTTCTCTACTCGTTTCGCTATCGCGAGAGATTGCCGGAGCGTATAGCAGTTACGGCGAAAGCGGGATGCGAATGGATCATCGAGGGCGCCGGGAAGGGTCGCTATGCGATGCGACTGGTGCGATGCCAACGTGTCGTTCCGCGTCCCGATCTCATTGCCATCAAGATTCCCGACGCCACTCCCGAAATCGTCTCGATGTACGCACAGAGCGACGAACAGGCATTGCTCGCGAAGGTGCGATACAATCGACTCGTGGACATTTTCCTCGGCGTCACGACCTACAGTCTTCAGAACCACCTGCGGACGACGGTCCAAGATGTCGGTCAGATCGAGATCGACGAGATATACGTGGGCGTGGACAAAGCGGGAGTACAGTATGTAATTCCGGTGCAAGCCAAATCGGGAAACGATCGGCATTCCATCGTGCAAACGAAACAAGACCTCCTTTGCTGTGAAATACGATTTCCAGAACTTGTCTGCCGTGCCGTTTCCGCCCAGTTTCTCGACGAGGGTGCAATTGCCATGTTCGAGTTGGCTGCCGTCGAAACCGGCGAAGTCAAGGTTGTACAAGAACGCCACTATCTGTTGGTCTCAAGCGATGGTCTCTCGGAAAACGATCTTCGCACATATCGGAAATTGTCAGGAAAGCCCTAG
- a CDS encoding shikimate kinase, which translates to MRNDERNVVLIGMPGVGKSTVGVLLAKALSRSFIDTDVHLQAREGRRLQDIIDTDGLDRFRAIEENFILSLDCREHVVATGGSVVYSERAMAHLRRSGPVVYLYLPLEPLYARVTNLDSRGIVMAPGQTFAELFDERQPLYAKHADVTIHCAGLNHDETAAAIVQALREKGLYEY; encoded by the coding sequence ATGAGGAATGATGAGCGCAACGTGGTGTTGATTGGGATGCCCGGCGTGGGCAAGAGCACGGTCGGCGTGCTGCTGGCGAAGGCGCTGTCGCGCAGTTTCATAGACACGGACGTCCATTTGCAGGCGCGCGAGGGGCGGCGCCTTCAGGACATCATTGACACGGACGGCCTTGACCGGTTTCGCGCCATCGAGGAAAATTTCATCCTTTCGCTGGATTGCCGCGAGCATGTGGTGGCGACCGGGGGAAGCGTCGTGTACAGCGAACGCGCCATGGCGCATCTGCGGCGATCGGGGCCCGTCGTTTACCTGTATCTGCCGCTGGAGCCCCTGTACGCGCGGGTGACCAATCTCGATTCGAGGGGCATCGTCATGGCGCCCGGCCAGACGTTCGCGGAATTGTTCGACGAACGCCAGCCGCTTTATGCAAAACACGCGGACGTGACGATCCATTGCGCCGGATTGAACCATGACGAAACGGCCGCGGCGATTGTCCAGGCGTTGAGGGAAAAGGGACTGTATGAGTACTGA